The genome window GAAGATAACGTTAAGATAACCAAAGAAGCCGTTGCTATTGCCCATGCAGCAGGCGTAAGTGTAGAGGGAGAAATCGGTACCCTCGGCGGTATTGAAGATGATACCGTTGCCGGTGCGGTCCATCTGACTGAACCTGAAGAAGCTGAAGAATTTGTTAAACAGACCAAGGTGGATGCTCTGGCTCTTGCAATCGGAACATCTCACGGCGCCTACAAGTTTCCCGTAGGAACTGAAATCAAGCTTGCTCTGGATATTGTTGATGATTGCCACAAACGGACTCCCGATATCGCTCTTGTTATGCACGGCAGCTCATCGGTACCCAAGCAGATGGTTGATGAAGTCAACAAGTTCGGCGGAAAAGTACCGAATGCAGTTGGTGTTCCCACCGCCATGATTCAGGATGCTATCAAGCGGGGAATGCGCAAGGTTAATATTGACACTGATGGTCGATTGGCGATTACCGCCGCGATCAGAAAGGTATTTGTCGAAAAACCCGACAAATTCGATCCCCGTGCCTACCTCGGACCTGCACGTGAGGCTGTAAGAGTCTGGATTGTTGAAGAAATGAAAGCCTTCGGCACCGCTGGGCATGCGGGTGACTACAAACCTGTATCCCTTGAAGATATGAAAAAGTTATATGCCGGTTAATAAACAGGCACAGTACTAAGTAATTTAGAGGCATAATGGACTGTTACATTATGCCTTTTCTTGATTTTCCCCCTAATGTTAGCGTATTTTTTTATGTAAGCCCGGTAATATCGTAAAGCTTTGCGGCCGGTGTGAGTGGTAATTGTCGATTTCTTGTCTGGAGGCATTTAATGATTAAACGCGCTTTTGTTTTTGGAGTTCTGGTATTTTTCCTTTCTAATGCCTGGGCCCAGGTAGTATCCTTTAATTCACCAACCGCATGGCTTACGCAACGAAAGGATAATTTTACTGCCAAAATGCAGTTCGATACTTCAAAAGTGGTAAATAAAAGAGTTGATGTTGTATTGTATACGGTTAAGGACGGTAAAGAAAAAAGAGTGACATCAAAATCGATCACCATAAAAGATTATTCGCAGGATATTGACCTCGGATCAGTCGGAATCGAACAACTGGGTGGTGAAAATTATGCTAAGATATACTGGTCGATACGGGACACGACCTTAAAGGGGACTATCGCTCCCATTGGTATAGTATCGCTTGATAATTTTGATGAAAAACCGAAAATAAAGACTGCAAAAGTTTCCCAAACCGACGATCTTGCTTCTATTGTAAAAGCGGCTTCCGGAAAGACCGTGACAGTTGGTGATAATGACTATGGTCTTGCCTGGAACCAGACAGAACTGATAATCTGCGGAAAAAAGCCGGAGGAAACCAGAGAGATTACTTTTACCTTTGACGGCAAAAATGCGAAAAACGGGTTTTTAGCCTATGCCGATAAGTTCATAACCTATTATTCGAATAAAGATTCACTGGCTGCGTATCATTATACACGGTCTTTTCGAGGCGACAGTATCGCCTATGAGAAAAAGAAATGGCATAACAAGATTGTTATGCAGGATGACGGCAGCGATTTTGCAATACGAATTCCCTGGAGCGATTTGGGAATGGCCCCGCCCTTTGCCGGTAAGGAAAAGGGATTTCGCATGGCAGGTTTCTCAATATTTGTTGCCGGTTCGGAAGGCAAGCAGATTGCGAATTTCCCTGAACAGGCCCAAAGAAAACTTCCCGGCTCATGGGCTAATATGCAATTGAGTGCCGAATGATAATGAAGGCACGCGAAGAGAGATAAAAATTGTTTTATCCTTTTGTTGTTCGCTAGATAATATTTATTTTCTTAAGTTCATACCCCGTTCAGCGGGATCGGATTCCGAATTTCGAGTTTAACTCACGGTGGGTGTAGTTCAATTGGTTAGAGCACTGGATTGTGGTTCCAGTTGTTGTGGGTTCAAGTCCCATCACCCACCCCAAAAAAGCCCGATTAACTTAATCGGGCTTTTTTAATTGGAGTTTTGAAATCGGTAAAGAACAAGAACTATTTCAATGGCGGTTCAGCTCGGGACAGGTGCAGGGGTGACTGCCGCCAGATCCTGTATCTCCAGCTGTTTTTCAATCGAGGCGATTTCTTTTACTACACCTTTGAAACCTTTTTCGCCCAGAAGGCGATGTTCTTCTTTTTCGAAACTTTCACCCATTTTTTTGACGCCTTCACTTCCCAGTAGTGCATAGAGCGCAGGGAAAAGCTCTGTATCTTCTCGTGCCATATGAGGACGGTACATTCGCACATATTCGGTACATGCCGAGGACAGTTCTTTGTAGGACGTTTCCGGCAATGTCCGACCGCTGGAAAGGGAGAGTATCCTGTCGGTTACCCCACGTCCTGCTTCATGATGATTTTCCAGTATAGAAACCATATCGGTAAGGGTGTTTTCTTTACTGAATTCGGGGAAAATGAACTGTTCTTCCAGTTTTTCGTGATAGTTTTCCACAAAACTTCTCGCAATGCGGGCTGTTTTGCCGATTACACCGGAGGGTACCGTTATATTGGCTTCGAGCCGTCTTGCACATTCTTCATAAATGAGAAGGAGTCGTTCAAGAACGCCATGTTCTCTCATGAGATCTTCAGGCGCAGATAAATCGACATCAATTTCTTCGCTCTCTTCTTCTTTCTTTTTTGTAGCCCGCTTGATACCATAGAGCGAACCAAGTGCTGATACGCCGAAAATACCCGACCCGATTAGAACTTTTTTTCTGATTTTTGATCCATCCGCCACTCTTTTTGGTAATGATGTTGCAGATTTAAGAATTTTGTTCGCAATTCCGCCAAAAAAACCGATAGTTGTACGGGAAAAATTTCCAATAGGGGAGAATAGAGAAGAACGTTTCATAGGTAGTTACCTTTCAAAAAAGCCTGAAACAGGCAGATGGAATATTGTTGCCGGTACGTTCGGAATTTCCGATACAGAATAGAAGGCTCCGTCGTACTTACCTGTAATGATTCTGAGGTAAGAAGATGCAAATATTATTCCAAAAAGAAAGGTTGGGG of Chitinivibrionales bacterium contains these proteins:
- a CDS encoding hemerythrin domain-containing protein: MKRSSLFSPIGNFSRTTIGFFGGIANKILKSATSLPKRVADGSKIRKKVLIGSGIFGVSALGSLYGIKRATKKKEEESEEIDVDLSAPEDLMREHGVLERLLLIYEECARRLEANITVPSGVIGKTARIARSFVENYHEKLEEQFIFPEFSKENTLTDMVSILENHHEAGRGVTDRILSLSSGRTLPETSYKELSSACTEYVRMYRPHMAREDTELFPALYALLGSEGVKKMGESFEKEEHRLLGEKGFKGVVKEIASIEKQLEIQDLAAVTPAPVPS
- a CDS encoding ketose-bisphosphate aldolase yields the protein MSLVPMKLILDEANKGGYGVGAFNVNNMEQLQAICDAANETSSPVIIQVSRNALKYADKGLLSAMVRYMAEEKYPHIPMALHLDHGPDIETIKECVDLGFTSVMIDGSLDYSAKDEKGRHPARSFEDNVKITKEAVAIAHAAGVSVEGEIGTLGGIEDDTVAGAVHLTEPEEAEEFVKQTKVDALALAIGTSHGAYKFPVGTEIKLALDIVDDCHKRTPDIALVMHGSSSVPKQMVDEVNKFGGKVPNAVGVPTAMIQDAIKRGMRKVNIDTDGRLAITAAIRKVFVEKPDKFDPRAYLGPAREAVRVWIVEEMKAFGTAGHAGDYKPVSLEDMKKLYAG